The nucleotide window CCTCAGCTTATTTACGCTCTCGAACCTTACTTCTATAAATTTTACTCCGCTGAATCAATCTGAGCTTTTTGCAATCTGCCGCTGTAGTCTATATACACGGCTTTTACCTCGGAAAATTCCTTGATGGCCTCGGTACCGGCTTCTCGAAAACCGTTTCCTGTCCCTTTAACGCCTCCAAAGGGGAGATGGACTTCAGCCCCTATTGTGGGAGCATTAACATATGTGATTCCTGCTTCGATTTTTTCAATTGCCCTGAAAGCGTTTCCTACACTTCTTGTATAGATTGCCGAAGAAAGTCCGTACTTGGTACTATTGGCAAGTTCGATTGCCTCTTCAAGATCTGAAACCGTGAAGATCCCGAGTACTGGCCCGAAAATCTCTTCCTGTGCAATCCTCATGTCTGGTCTAACGTCCGTAAATAATGTAGGTTCGAAGAAATAACCTGGAAGCCCGGGATCAGTTCTGTTACCTCCGTAAAGAAGAGTTGCTCCTTCTTCTTTTCCTATTTTCACGTATCTCTCGGTCTTCTCAAGCTGCGCTTTGTTGATTACAGGTCCGATATCTGTCTCAGGTAAGAGCCCGTCACCTATCCTGAGAGATTTTACTTTTGCAAGCAGCCTTTTTATGAATTCGTCTTTTATCATCTCATGCAGAATCAGTCTGCTCGTAGCAGTACAGCGCTGTCCTGTAGTTCCGAAAGCTCCCCATAACACACCCTCAAGAGCCAATTCAAGGTCGGCATCGTCCATAACAATTACCGGGTTTTTACCTCCGAGTTCCAGAGAGACTCTTTTCATGGTTTTTGAACACTCTTCCATTACCCATTTTCCGGTATCAAGGCTGCCTGTAAAGGAAATAGCCTTTATGCGAGGGTGCCGGACTACAGCCTTCCCAACAGTTCCTCCGGGTCCTGTTACCAGATTTATTACTCCGGGAGGCAACCCTGCTTCACTAAGCACCTCTATTAGCTTGAAAGCAAGTAGAGGTGTATCACTTGCAGGCTTGAAAACAATTGCATTTCCAGCTACAAGAGCTGGCATAATCTTCCATGAAGGAATGGCAATCGGAAAGTTCCAGGGCGTTATTAAGCCGACTACTCCTATCGGCCTGAGTACGGTCATGCAGAACTTTTCCTTTAGTTCGGAAGTCGTTGTCTCCCCAAGCATCCGCCTTCCTTCCCCTGCGGCATAATTTGTGATATCAATGGCTTCCTGTACATCTCCCCTTGTCTCAGGGAGTACTTTTCCCATCTCTTTTGTCATAAGGACAGCAAGTTCTTCTTTCCTTTCCTGTAAAATTCTGGCTGCCTTGAAGAGTACCTCAGCTCTTTTTGCAGCCGGGATTTCGCTCCAGAGCCTGAACCCTGCTTCAGCAGCCTCAACTGCCCTGTCCACGTCCTCGGTTCCAGCTACCTGTATTGCTGCCAGGCTTTCAAGAGTAGCCGGATTTATATCTTCAAAAGTCTCTCCGGTTGACGAGTCTTTAAATTCTCCCCCTATAAACAACTTGTATTCCTGAACCATAAAACCCCTATAAAGCATGAATATACAAGGAAATAAATATATTCCAGAAATCTTTTGTTACAGAAATATTCCAGAAATCTTTTGTTACAGAAGGTTTTTTTTCTGACCTGCTAGAGAGTCTGCTTTTAGTCGAATACACGACAACAAAGACATATGTAAATGAATAGAGAAATTCTAGATTAAGAAAAGACAATTAAGACTAAATAACGTCTATTAAGGTTAAACAAAGTACAGCATATTAGACTTTATACTTTTAAAAGTCTTTAAAGAAAAAAAGGTCTGAAAATCAGTTTAGCAACAGCTATTGACAGGCATAAATAATTTTAATCTGGTTGAGAACTAACGCAGGGTTAGTTCTTACTTTGTTTTTTAGTAGCCTGTGTTACTACTGACAGTCTGCCAGATTCTTTTGGACAGTTCAGAAAACTGGGTTTTTGGGTCCCCTATTTTCTGAATAAAGGAGTCTGCACCATTCTCGATTGCCTGATGCATAAGTTCGTCTCTACCCACACCTGTGAACAGGATAAAGGGTGTGTCAATCCTTTTGTCACGAATAGTTTTCAAGAACGTGATGCCGTCCATCAAAGGCATATCATAATCTGAGACTACCACGTCATACGAGTAATTTTCCAGCCTTTGAAGGGCTTCCCTTGCAGAATTTACAGTGTCCGAAGTTATATCATGGAAGACTTCTAAGAAGGTCTTTGATAGCTCCAAAAATAAAGGGTCATCATCTACAAGTAGTATTTTCACGGGGATCTTCTCCTGATATTATTATCTTGCAACCTTCTTGTGGGTCATTACGCCACTTATCATCTCCTATTTACCAAAATCTTACCCACAACTACCACTAATATAAATGTCTTAATTAATATAAAAAGTTATCTTCTTTCCTTCACAAATGGAAGTTTCTGTCATTCTGGAATGAGAATTTTTGTATTTCAGAGATAAGAATCTGTCCTTTTATGCTATCTGATCTGAAACATTCTTGAAGGAGGAATACAGATATGAGAAGAAGTAAAAGTATTTCTTAAGAAGATAATGAATAAAAAAGAAAATTGAGAATAAAGGAAGAGTAAAGGAAGAGTAAAAGAAGAGTAAGTGAAGAATAAAAGAAAAGTCAGTGAAGAATAAAAGAAGAGTAAATAAAGAATAAATAAAGAATAACAATAGAAAAAACAAAGAATAAATAATGGAGAGTAAAGGATAAATTGAAAAACGGGGATTACCCCTGATTAATGAAGCTATCCAGTTCTTTTTTCAACATTTGACTAAGGATTTTTCCATCAACCATGCCCCTGTATTCCTTCATAACAATGCCCATGAGGGGACCAAGAGCTGTCGGACCTTTTTCCTTAATAAAGTCTCCTCTGTCCCTGACGGTTTTCTTGATGAATTTTTCGACTTCTTCAGGGTCAAAAGTACTGAACCCAAGCTTTGAAATCGCTTCCGATGTACTCAGTTCAGGCTCTTTTGCAAGAGAGGCCAAAAGGTCCTGGGTGGCTTCTTTTGCAATTTCCTGATTTGAAATGGCTGCGAAAAGCCCTTTGAAATGTTCATCCGTAAGGTTTTCGGTCTCTACCCCGTTTCTCCGGATTTCCGGAACGATCCCGACAAGAGTTCTGGCAATCAGGGTTGAGTTTACGTTTGAATCTTTCCTGTAGGTCTCGATCAGCTCCTCAAAGAGAGGAAGATACTTTGAATAAGCTATTTTTTCAGCAAGCTCTTTATTCAGGCCGTTTTCTGAGACAAAACGTTTCGCCCTTTCAGTAAGGAGTTCTGGAGTCTCAATTGAGTCGAAATATTCCTGCGAGATTTCGATTTGAGGCACATCGGTTTCAGGGTACATCCTTGCAGCGCCAGGAAGGGGACGCATATAGGCTGTATTTCCATCGGGAAGGGCTTTTCGGGTCTCTTCGGGAATTCCTTCTATGGCTTCTTTTGCCCTTTGAATGACCGCCTCGATTGCGAGCCTTGCTTTCTCAGGTTCGTCCGCAACCATTATTACGGCATCGCCTGCAGAAGCACCTATTGCGTCTCTGACAGTTTTGACTTCTTTTTCGGTTATCCCGTAATTCGGAAGTTCATCAGTGTGGAAAATCCCTCCAACACCAGCAGTCTTCGCCCTGTCTGAAAATTCGGTCCCGAGCCTCCTTCCTGGCTGCACTTCTCTGCCTATAAGTCCATCGAATTTCCTGAGAAGCGCTGCAAGAACTGCGCCTTTTTTCACGCCTTTTTGCAAGACTTTGGATTTTGTGTCAACGAAAAGCCCTGTTATGTCATAGATTTCTTCACAGACGAAAGCTTTTCTTTCCATAAGCTCCTGCCTGATAAAAAGAAGATTTAACTGCCTTTCGACTTCCCTGCGGACGATGTCTTCTATAAGATCAAGCGCCTGCACACCTTTTATTTCGACTCTTGCGCCTTCGGCAATTGAGATGTTTACATCCTGCCTGATCGTGCCAAGCCCTCTCTTTACTTTCCCTGTAGACCTGAGGAACATTCCTATCTGCTCGGCAACTTCTCTTGCTTGACCGGGAGATTTGATATCAGGGGCAGTTGCGATCTCCACAAGCGGAATTCCCAGCCTGTCCAGGGAATAAATGATCGAGTCTCCGATTTCTTCTACTTTCTGGGC belongs to Methanosarcina barkeri 3 and includes:
- a CDS encoding aldehyde dehydrogenase family protein — encoded protein: MVQEYKLFIGGEFKDSSTGETFEDINPATLESLAAIQVAGTEDVDRAVEAAEAGFRLWSEIPAAKRAEVLFKAARILQERKEELAVLMTKEMGKVLPETRGDVQEAIDITNYAAGEGRRMLGETTTSELKEKFCMTVLRPIGVVGLITPWNFPIAIPSWKIMPALVAGNAIVFKPASDTPLLAFKLIEVLSEAGLPPGVINLVTGPGGTVGKAVVRHPRIKAISFTGSLDTGKWVMEECSKTMKRVSLELGGKNPVIVMDDADLELALEGVLWGAFGTTGQRCTATSRLILHEMIKDEFIKRLLAKVKSLRIGDGLLPETDIGPVINKAQLEKTERYVKIGKEEGATLLYGGNRTDPGLPGYFFEPTLFTDVRPDMRIAQEEIFGPVLGIFTVSDLEEAIELANSTKYGLSSAIYTRSVGNAFRAIEKIEAGITYVNAPTIGAEVHLPFGGVKGTGNGFREAGTEAIKEFSEVKAVYIDYSGRLQKAQIDSAE
- a CDS encoding response regulator, whose protein sequence is MKILLVDDDPLFLELSKTFLEVFHDITSDTVNSAREALQRLENYSYDVVVSDYDMPLMDGITFLKTIRDKRIDTPFILFTGVGRDELMHQAIENGADSFIQKIGDPKTQFSELSKRIWQTVSSNTGY
- the gatE gene encoding Glu-tRNA(Gln) amidotransferase subunit GatE, producing the protein MEKYDYSELGLKAGLEIHQQLDSKEKLFCRCPTLIRDVKESDFEFFRYLRATESEMGEKDRAAVEQTKIRRKYIYKAYDTTCLIENDEEPPRELNKEALDISLGIAKLFNMKPVDQMHVMRKIVVDGSNTSGFQRTAFLASDGYIETSDGRCGIDSLCVEEEAAQKVEEIGDSIIYSLDRLGIPLVEIATAPDIKSPGQAREVAEQIGMFLRSTGKVKRGLGTIRQDVNISIAEGARVEIKGVQALDLIEDIVRREVERQLNLLFIRQELMERKAFVCEEIYDITGLFVDTKSKVLQKGVKKGAVLAALLRKFDGLIGREVQPGRRLGTEFSDRAKTAGVGGIFHTDELPNYGITEKEVKTVRDAIGASAGDAVIMVADEPEKARLAIEAVIQRAKEAIEGIPEETRKALPDGNTAYMRPLPGAARMYPETDVPQIEISQEYFDSIETPELLTERAKRFVSENGLNKELAEKIAYSKYLPLFEELIETYRKDSNVNSTLIARTLVGIVPEIRRNGVETENLTDEHFKGLFAAISNQEIAKEATQDLLASLAKEPELSTSEAISKLGFSTFDPEEVEKFIKKTVRDRGDFIKEKGPTALGPLMGIVMKEYRGMVDGKILSQMLKKELDSFINQG